A stretch of Enterobacter cloacae complex sp. ECNIH7 DNA encodes these proteins:
- the lspA gene encoding signal peptidase II, protein MSKTLCSTGLRWLWLVVVVLIIDLGSKFLILQNFALGETVPLFPSLNLHYARNYGAAFSFLADSGGWQRWFFAGIALGICVILAVLMYRSKATQKLNNIAYALIIGGALCNLFDRLWHGFVVDMIDFYVGDWHFATFNLADTAICVGAALIVLEGFLPKPAAKEQA, encoded by the coding sequence ATGAGTAAAACTCTCTGTTCAACAGGACTGCGCTGGCTGTGGCTGGTTGTGGTGGTGCTGATTATCGATCTGGGCAGCAAGTTCCTGATCCTCCAGAACTTTGCTCTGGGGGAGACGGTTCCGCTGTTCCCGTCGCTTAACCTGCACTACGCGCGTAACTACGGCGCAGCGTTTAGTTTCCTTGCCGACAGCGGTGGCTGGCAGCGCTGGTTCTTTGCGGGTATCGCTCTCGGTATCTGCGTGATCCTCGCGGTGCTGATGTACCGCTCGAAGGCGACGCAAAAGCTGAATAACATCGCCTACGCGCTGATCATTGGCGGCGCGCTGTGCAACCTGTTTGACCGCCTGTGGCACGGCTTTGTGGTCGATATGATCGACTTCTACGTCGGCGACTGGCACTTCGCGACCTTTAACCTGGCCGACACCGCAATTTGCGTTGGCGCCGCGTTAATCGTGCTGGAAGGCTTCCTGCCTAAACCCGCCGCGAAAGAGCAGGCGTAA
- the ribF gene encoding bifunctional riboflavin kinase/FAD synthetase, which yields MKLIRGIHNLSSAPHGCVLTIGNFDGVHRGHQALLQGLRKEGEARGLPVVVMIFEPQPLELFAGDKSPARLTRLREKLRYLAESGVDYVLCLRFDRRFAALTAQNFVSDLLVKRLGVQFLAVGDDFRFGAGRQGDFLLLQKAGLEYGFDVTSAMTFCEGGVRVSSTAVRQALASDDLDTAETLLGHPFTISGRVVHGDALGRTIGFPTANIPLRRQVSPVKGVYAVEVAGLGDKPFYGVANIGTRPTVAGVRQQLEVHLLDVVMDLYGRHIDVILRKKIRNEQRFGSLDELKAQIARDELTAREFFGL from the coding sequence ATGAAGCTGATACGCGGCATACATAATCTCAGCAGCGCGCCACACGGGTGCGTGCTGACTATTGGTAATTTCGACGGCGTGCATCGTGGTCATCAGGCGCTGTTACAGGGATTGCGTAAAGAAGGGGAGGCCCGCGGCCTGCCCGTTGTAGTGATGATTTTCGAGCCGCAGCCGCTGGAGCTGTTCGCGGGCGATAAATCTCCCGCCCGACTCACTCGCCTGCGCGAGAAATTGCGCTATCTGGCGGAGTCCGGCGTGGACTATGTATTGTGTTTACGTTTCGATCGTCGCTTTGCCGCGCTGACCGCACAAAATTTCGTCAGCGACCTGCTGGTTAAGCGTCTTGGCGTACAGTTTCTCGCCGTGGGTGATGATTTCCGCTTTGGCGCTGGTCGTCAGGGCGATTTCTTGCTATTACAGAAGGCTGGTCTGGAGTACGGATTTGACGTCACCAGCGCGATGACCTTCTGCGAAGGCGGCGTACGCGTCAGCAGCACGGCGGTGCGTCAGGCGCTGGCTAGTGATGACCTGGACACGGCAGAAACCCTGCTGGGGCATCCGTTCACTATCTCTGGCCGCGTGGTCCATGGCGATGCGCTGGGCCGCACGATAGGCTTCCCGACGGCGAATATACCGCTGCGTCGTCAGGTTTCCCCGGTTAAAGGGGTGTATGCGGTGGAAGTAGCAGGACTGGGCGATAAGCCGTTCTACGGCGTCGCCAACATTGGCACGCGTCCGACCGTCGCCGGTGTGCGTCAACAGTTAGAAGTGCACCTGCTGGACGTTGTAATGGACCTCTATGGTCGCCATATAGATGTGATACTGCGTAAAAAAATACGCAACGAGCAGCGATTTGGTTCGCTGGATGAACTAAAAGCGCAAATTGCGCGAGATGAATTGACGGCCCGCGAGTTTTTTGGGCTTTGA
- the nhaR gene encoding transcriptional activator NhaR: MSHLNYNHLYYFWHVYKQGSVVGAAEALYLTPQTITGQIKALEERLQGKLFKRKGRGIEPSELGELVFRYADKMFTLSQEMLDIVNYRKESNLLFDVGVADALSKRLVSGVLDAAVVEDEQIHLRCFESTHEMLLEQLSQHKLDMIISDCPIDSTQQEGLFSVKIGECGVSFWCINPPPEKPFPACLEERRLLVPGRRSMLGRKLLNWFNSQGLKVEILGEFDDAALMKAFGEAHNAIFVAPTLYAHDLYSDDKITEIGRVDNVMEEYHAIFAERMIQHPAVQRICNRDYSALFTPPAI; encoded by the coding sequence ATGTCTCATTTAAATTACAACCATCTGTACTACTTCTGGCACGTTTACAAACAGGGCTCGGTGGTGGGGGCGGCAGAGGCGCTCTACCTGACTCCGCAAACCATCACCGGGCAAATCAAGGCCCTGGAAGAGCGCCTGCAGGGCAAGCTGTTCAAGCGAAAGGGGCGTGGGATTGAACCCAGCGAACTGGGCGAGCTGGTTTTCCGCTACGCGGACAAAATGTTCACCCTGAGCCAGGAGATGCTGGATATCGTCAACTATCGCAAAGAGTCGAACCTGCTCTTTGACGTGGGCGTGGCGGATGCGCTGTCCAAGAGGCTGGTGAGCGGCGTGCTGGATGCGGCGGTAGTCGAAGACGAGCAAATCCACCTGCGCTGCTTTGAATCCACCCACGAGATGCTGCTGGAGCAGCTGAGCCAGCACAAGCTGGACATGATTATCTCGGACTGCCCGATTGACTCCACCCAGCAGGAAGGGCTGTTCTCGGTGAAGATTGGCGAATGCGGCGTGAGCTTCTGGTGCATTAATCCGCCGCCGGAGAAACCGTTCCCCGCGTGCCTTGAAGAGCGCCGTCTGCTGGTGCCGGGAAGACGTTCCATGCTCGGACGCAAGCTGCTGAACTGGTTTAATTCGCAGGGGCTGAAGGTAGAAATCCTCGGTGAGTTCGACGATGCGGCGCTGATGAAAGCCTTTGGCGAAGCGCATAATGCGATCTTCGTTGCGCCGACGCTGTACGCGCACGATCTCTATTCGGACGATAAGATTACGGAGATAGGCAGAGTGGATAACGTGATGGAGGAGTATCACGCCATATTTGCCGAAAGAATGATTCAGCACCCGGCGGTGCAGCGAATCTGCAATCGTGACTACTCGGCGCTGTTTACGCCACCGGCAATCTGA
- the nhaA gene encoding Na+/H+ antiporter NhaA, which translates to MKLLHRFFSSEASGGVILIIAAAAAMVLANLGITQDLYHAFLETPVELKVGALEINKNMLLWINDALMAVFFLLVGLEVKRELVLGSLASRQRAAFPVIAAIGGMVVPALLFLAFTWQDPVARDGWAIPAATDIAFALGVLALLGSRVPVALKIFLMALAIIDDLGAIVIIALFYTSDLSILSLSVAAGAIAVLALLNIFNVRRIGIYILVGMVLWTAVLKSGVHATLAGVIVGFFVPLKPQDGKSPAKQLEHVLHPWVAFMILPLFAFANAGVSLGGVTLDGLTSVLPLGIIAGLFIGKPLGISLFCWLATKLKLASLPHGTTFGQIMAVGVLCGIGFTMSIFISTLAFGAHAPELIVWAKLGILIGSLLAAVIGYTLLKVKLSGQAVQA; encoded by the coding sequence ATGAAATTACTACACCGTTTCTTTAGCAGTGAGGCGTCCGGTGGCGTGATCCTGATTATTGCCGCAGCGGCCGCGATGGTGCTGGCTAACCTTGGCATCACGCAGGATCTCTACCATGCATTTCTGGAAACGCCCGTTGAGCTGAAGGTCGGGGCGCTGGAAATTAACAAGAACATGCTGCTGTGGATCAACGATGCGCTAATGGCGGTATTCTTCCTGCTGGTGGGTCTTGAGGTTAAGCGTGAGCTGGTTCTGGGCTCGCTTGCCAGCCGCCAGCGCGCGGCGTTTCCTGTGATCGCAGCCATCGGCGGAATGGTCGTTCCGGCGTTGCTCTTCCTGGCGTTCACCTGGCAGGATCCTGTTGCGCGTGACGGCTGGGCGATCCCGGCCGCGACGGATATCGCCTTTGCGCTCGGTGTCTTAGCCTTGCTCGGTAGCCGCGTGCCGGTGGCCCTGAAAATCTTCCTGATGGCGCTGGCGATCATCGATGACCTGGGCGCCATTGTGATTATCGCGCTGTTCTACACCAGCGATCTGTCGATCCTGTCCCTGAGCGTCGCCGCCGGGGCGATTGCGGTGCTGGCGCTGCTGAACATCTTCAATGTTCGCCGCATCGGTATCTATATCCTGGTGGGGATGGTGCTGTGGACGGCGGTGCTAAAATCCGGCGTGCACGCCACGCTGGCAGGCGTGATTGTGGGCTTCTTCGTGCCGCTTAAGCCGCAGGACGGCAAGTCGCCTGCCAAACAGCTGGAGCATGTGCTGCACCCGTGGGTTGCCTTTATGATCCTGCCGCTGTTTGCGTTTGCCAACGCGGGCGTTTCCCTCGGCGGCGTGACGCTGGACGGGCTGACGTCCGTGCTGCCGCTGGGCATCATTGCCGGGCTGTTTATTGGTAAGCCGTTGGGCATTAGCCTCTTCTGCTGGCTGGCGACGAAGCTGAAGCTGGCGTCATTACCGCACGGCACAACGTTTGGTCAAATTATGGCCGTCGGCGTGCTGTGCGGAATCGGGTTTACGATGTCGATCTTTATCTCGACCCTTGCGTTTGGTGCGCATGCGCCTGAGCTTATCGTCTGGGCTAAACTCGGCATTCTCATCGGATCATTACTGGCCGCGGTAATCGGTTATACCTTGTTGAAGGTGAAGTTGTCCGGACAGGCCGTACAGGCATAA
- the rpsT gene encoding 30S ribosomal protein S20, protein MANIKSAKKRAVQSEKARKHNASRRSMMRTFIKKVYAAIEAGDKAAAQNAFNEMQPIVDRQAAKGLIHKNKAARHKANLTAQINKLA, encoded by the coding sequence TTGGCTAATATCAAATCAGCTAAGAAACGTGCCGTTCAGTCTGAAAAGGCTCGTAAGCACAACGCAAGCCGTCGCTCTATGATGCGTACTTTCATCAAGAAAGTATACGCAGCAATCGAAGCAGGCGACAAAGCTGCAGCGCAGAACGCATTTAACGAAATGCAACCAATCGTGGATCGTCAGGCTGCTAAAGGTCTGATCCACAAAAACAAAGCAGCGCGTCATAAAGCAAACCTGACCGCGCAGATCAACAAACTGGCTTAA
- the ispH gene encoding 4-hydroxy-3-methylbut-2-enyl diphosphate reductase has translation MQILLANPRGFCAGVDRAISIVENALEIYGAPIYVRHEVVHNRYVVDSLRERGAIFIEQISEVPDGAILIFSAHGVSQAVRNEAKSRDLTVFDATCPLVTKVHMEVARASRRGEESILIGHAGHPEVEGTMGQYSNPEGGMYLVESPEDVFTLNVKNEARLSFMTQTTLSVDDTSDVIDALRQRFPKIVGPRKDDICYATTNRQEAVRALAEQADVVLVVGSKNSSNSNRLAELAQRMGKAAFLIDDATDIQEAWVKEAKCVGVTAGASAPDILVQNVITRLQELGGGEAIPLEGREENIVFEVPKELRVDIQQID, from the coding sequence ATGCAGATCCTGTTGGCTAACCCGCGCGGCTTCTGCGCCGGTGTAGACCGCGCTATCAGCATTGTTGAAAACGCGCTGGAGATTTACGGCGCGCCGATTTATGTGCGTCACGAAGTGGTGCACAACCGCTACGTGGTCGACAGCCTGCGCGAGCGCGGCGCCATCTTTATCGAGCAGATCAGCGAAGTGCCGGACGGGGCGATCCTGATCTTCTCCGCGCACGGCGTCTCGCAGGCGGTACGTAACGAAGCGAAAAGCCGCGACCTGACCGTCTTCGATGCCACCTGTCCGCTGGTGACAAAAGTGCATATGGAAGTGGCGCGCGCCAGCCGTCGTGGTGAAGAGTCGATTCTGATTGGCCATGCCGGTCATCCGGAAGTCGAAGGCACCATGGGGCAGTACAGCAACCCGGAAGGGGGGATGTATCTGGTTGAGTCGCCTGAAGATGTCTTTACGCTGAACGTTAAAAATGAGGCCCGTCTGTCGTTTATGACCCAGACGACGCTCTCCGTAGACGATACCTCAGACGTGATTGACGCGCTGCGTCAGCGCTTCCCGAAAATCGTCGGCCCGCGTAAGGATGATATCTGCTACGCGACCACTAACCGTCAGGAAGCGGTGCGCGCGCTGGCTGAACAGGCGGATGTGGTGCTGGTGGTCGGCTCCAAAAACTCGTCTAACTCCAACCGTCTGGCCGAACTGGCGCAGCGTATGGGGAAAGCGGCGTTTCTGATTGACGATGCGACGGACATTCAGGAAGCGTGGGTGAAAGAGGCGAAATGTGTAGGCGTCACCGCTGGCGCTTCCGCGCCGGATATTCTGGTGCAAAACGTGATTACCCGTCTGCAGGAGCTGGGCGGTGGCGAGGCTATTCCGCTGGAAGGGCGTGAAGAGAACATCGTTTTCGAAGTCCCGAAAGAACTGCGAGTGGATATCCAGCAAATCGATTGA
- the fkpB gene encoding FKBP-type peptidyl-prolyl cis-trans isomerase: MSKSVQSNSAVLVHFTLKLDDGSTAESTRNNGKPALFRLGDTSLSEGLEQQLLGLKEGEKKAFSLEPDAAFGVPSPDLIQYFSRREFMDAGEPEIGAIMLFTAMDGSEMPGVIREINGDSITVDFNHPLAGRTVHFDVEVLEIDPALEA, from the coding sequence ATGTCTAAATCCGTACAGAGCAACAGCGCGGTTCTCGTTCACTTCACGCTGAAGCTGGATGACGGCTCCACGGCCGAATCCACCCGCAATAACGGCAAACCGGCCCTGTTTCGTCTTGGCGATACCTCCCTGTCTGAAGGTCTTGAGCAGCAGCTTCTGGGCCTGAAAGAGGGAGAGAAAAAAGCCTTTTCGCTGGAGCCGGATGCCGCGTTTGGCGTGCCGAGTCCGGACCTGATCCAGTATTTCTCGCGCCGCGAGTTTATGGACGCGGGTGAACCGGAAATTGGCGCGATTATGCTCTTTACCGCTATGGACGGCAGCGAAATGCCTGGCGTGATCCGCGAAATCAACGGCGACTCCATTACCGTTGACTTCAACCATCCGCTTGCCGGGCGTACCGTTCATTTTGATGTTGAAGTGCTGGAAATCGATCCTGCACTGGAGGCCTGA
- the ileS gene encoding isoleucine--tRNA ligase, with amino-acid sequence MSDYKSTLNLPETGFPMRGDLAKREPGMLARWTDDDLYGIIRAAKKGKKTFILHDGPPYANGSIHIGHSVNKILKDIIVKSKGLTGYDSPYVPGWDCHGLPIELKVEQEFGKPGEKFTAAEFRAKCREYAATQVDGQRADFIRLGVLGDWSHPYLTMDFKTEANIIRALGKIIGNGHLHKGAKPVHWCVDCRSALAEAEVEYYDKTSPSIDVAFQAVDQDAVKAKFGVSSVNGPISLVIWTTTPWTLPANRAISLSGEFEYALVQIDGQAVILAKDLVESVLKRAHISDYTVLGTVKGDALELMRFKHPFLDFDVPAILGDHVTLEAGTGAVHTAGGHGPDDYNISLKYGLEIANPVGPDGSYLPGTYPALDGINVFKANDIIVDMLRTSGALLHVEKMQHSYPCCWRHKTPIIFRATPQWFVSMDQKGLREQSLKEIKGVQWIPDWGQARIESMVANRPDWCISRQRTWGVPMSLFVHKETQELHPNTLELMEEVAKRVEVDGIQAWWDLDARDILGADADNYEKVPDTLDVWFDSGSTHSSVVDVRPEFAGHAADMYLEGSDQHRGWFMSSLMISTAMKGKAPYRQVLTHGFTVDGQGRKMSKSIGNTVSPQDVMNKLGADILRLWVASTDYTGEMAVSDEILKRAADSYRRIRNTARFLLANLNGFDPAKDMVKPEEMVVLDRWAVGCAKAAQEDILKAYESYDFHEVVQRLMRFCSIEMGSFYLDIIKDRQYTAKADSVARRSCQTALFHIAEALVRWMAPIMSFTADEIWGYLPGDREKYVFTGEWYEGLFDLSSTEAMNDAFWDELLKVRGEVNKVIEQARADKKVGGSLEAAVTLYAEPELAAKLTALGDELRFVLLTSGAKVADYAEASADAQQSELLKGLKVALSKADGEKCPRCWHYTTDVGQVAEHADICGRCVSNVAGDGEKRKFA; translated from the coding sequence ATGAGTGACTATAAATCAACCCTGAATTTGCCGGAAACAGGGTTCCCGATGCGCGGCGATCTCGCCAAGCGCGAACCGGGAATGCTGGCGCGTTGGACCGATGATGACCTGTACGGCATCATTCGTGCAGCCAAAAAAGGCAAAAAAACCTTCATTCTGCATGATGGCCCTCCATATGCGAATGGCAGCATTCATATTGGTCACTCGGTTAACAAGATTCTGAAAGACATTATCGTGAAGTCCAAAGGCCTCACGGGATATGACTCGCCTTACGTTCCAGGCTGGGACTGCCACGGTCTGCCAATCGAGCTGAAAGTGGAGCAAGAGTTTGGCAAGCCTGGTGAGAAGTTCACCGCCGCCGAGTTCCGTGCGAAGTGCCGCGAATACGCAGCCACGCAGGTTGACGGTCAGCGCGCTGACTTCATCCGTCTGGGCGTGCTGGGCGACTGGTCGCATCCGTACCTGACCATGGACTTCAAAACGGAAGCCAACATCATCCGTGCGCTGGGTAAAATCATCGGTAACGGCCACCTGCACAAAGGCGCTAAGCCGGTGCACTGGTGCGTGGACTGCCGTTCTGCGCTGGCAGAAGCGGAAGTTGAATATTACGACAAAACCTCTCCATCTATCGACGTGGCGTTCCAGGCCGTCGATCAGGATGCGGTGAAAGCTAAATTTGGCGTCTCCTCGGTAAACGGCCCGATCTCTCTGGTGATCTGGACCACCACCCCGTGGACCCTGCCAGCCAACCGCGCGATCTCCCTGTCCGGTGAGTTCGAATACGCGCTGGTTCAGATTGACGGTCAGGCGGTTATCCTGGCGAAAGATCTGGTTGAGAGCGTGCTGAAGCGCGCGCATATCAGCGACTACACCGTGCTGGGCACCGTGAAAGGCGACGCGCTGGAGCTGATGCGCTTCAAACACCCGTTCCTGGACTTCGACGTTCCGGCGATCCTGGGCGACCACGTGACGCTGGAAGCGGGTACCGGTGCGGTGCATACCGCCGGTGGCCACGGTCCTGACGACTACAACATCAGCCTGAAGTACGGTCTGGAAATCGCTAACCCGGTTGGCCCGGACGGATCTTATCTGCCTGGCACCTACCCGGCGCTGGACGGAATCAACGTCTTCAAAGCGAACGACATCATCGTCGACATGCTGCGCACCAGCGGCGCGCTGCTGCACGTTGAAAAAATGCAGCACAGCTATCCGTGCTGCTGGCGTCACAAGACCCCGATCATCTTCCGTGCGACCCCGCAGTGGTTCGTCAGCATGGATCAGAAAGGACTGCGCGAGCAGTCTCTGAAAGAGATCAAAGGCGTGCAGTGGATCCCTGACTGGGGCCAGGCGCGTATCGAATCCATGGTGGCTAACCGTCCTGACTGGTGTATCTCCCGTCAGCGTACCTGGGGCGTGCCGATGTCTCTGTTCGTACATAAAGAGACGCAGGAGCTGCACCCGAACACCCTGGAACTGATGGAAGAAGTGGCGAAGCGCGTCGAAGTTGACGGCATTCAGGCGTGGTGGGATCTCGACGCCCGCGACATCCTGGGCGCTGACGCAGACAACTACGAGAAAGTGCCGGATACCCTGGACGTGTGGTTCGACTCCGGGTCTACTCACTCCTCCGTGGTTGACGTGCGTCCGGAATTTGCCGGTCACGCTGCCGATATGTATCTGGAAGGGTCGGACCAACACCGCGGCTGGTTCATGTCATCTCTGATGATCTCCACCGCCATGAAGGGTAAAGCGCCTTACCGTCAGGTACTGACTCACGGCTTCACCGTGGATGGTCAGGGCCGCAAGATGTCCAAATCTATCGGTAACACCGTTTCTCCGCAGGATGTGATGAACAAGCTGGGCGCAGACATTCTGCGTCTGTGGGTGGCCTCTACCGATTACACCGGCGAAATGGCGGTTTCTGACGAGATCCTGAAGCGTGCTGCCGACAGCTATCGTCGTATCCGTAACACCGCGCGCTTCCTGCTGGCGAACCTGAACGGGTTCGATCCGGCAAAAGACATGGTGAAACCGGAAGAGATGGTGGTGCTGGATCGCTGGGCGGTAGGCTGCGCGAAAGCGGCGCAGGAAGATATCCTGAAAGCCTATGAGTCTTACGACTTCCACGAAGTGGTGCAGCGCCTGATGCGCTTCTGCTCCATCGAGATGGGCTCGTTCTACCTCGACATCATCAAAGACCGCCAGTACACCGCGAAGGCGGACAGCGTGGCGCGTCGTAGCTGCCAGACCGCGCTGTTCCACATCGCAGAAGCGCTGGTTCGCTGGATGGCGCCGATCATGTCCTTCACCGCGGACGAAATCTGGGGCTACCTGCCGGGCGACCGTGAGAAGTATGTGTTCACGGGCGAGTGGTACGAGGGGCTGTTCGATCTCTCCAGCACCGAAGCAATGAACGATGCCTTCTGGGACGAGCTGCTGAAAGTGCGTGGCGAAGTGAACAAAGTGATCGAGCAGGCGCGCGCGGACAAGAAAGTCGGCGGCTCCCTTGAAGCAGCAGTTACGCTGTATGCCGAACCGGAGCTGGCGGCGAAGCTGACGGCGCTGGGCGATGAATTACGATTTGTCCTGTTGACCTCCGGTGCGAAAGTTGCGGATTATGCCGAGGCTTCTGCTGATGCTCAGCAGAGCGAGCTGCTCAAAGGACTGAAAGTCGCGCTGAGCAAAGCCGACGGTGAAAAATGCCCGCGTTGCTGGCATTACACCACCGATGTCGGCCAGGTGGCGGAACACGCAGACATCTGCGGACGCTGTGTAAGCAACGTCGCCGGTGACGGCGAAAAACGTAAGTTTGCCTGA